In the bacterium genome, one interval contains:
- a CDS encoding translocation/assembly module TamB domain-containing protein, with translation MRPSRLPLLIAWLVIIGVVVYVGSHPRLVAPYASGLVSRHLLRIDDGGLRVRDFRVRAFEGMDLYGVSLTLPGGSGGMTLVSVDTVEVDFGLAQVLGAVPHVRRVTVRRPEVYSMAGVDTVTAAGEPVTEIELGLPRLLIDHLVVRDAFLEFSGPDGRLQERIPRLDWAGSLQTGKQVRAVMRGVDVDWETHGSRLMDMRGEVFIDPKGITARSVTGLFNDHFVRVGGYRNWDKAMRLQVEGVDVSVAEVENLIDQTIGFKARGDIVGTFTADADTLLYEGVFTGELEGYTMEKLAGRALIKGSLVELDGLSGEINGASFTGRGTFDVADSDNVKFILDGDVANVDMSRGLVPGEEDLPVTDGHGSLRIEHTDRPLWTRVSGVMYDGVIEIVPFDTCYVDVEAYADTVVFKRVEVFHNDLHGLLEGLSDRAKVFHGDLSLNSENLATLPAEWAWPPLAGRANGQGRLLGPLDDLVFTGDLSLYGFGLEPLSADEADVHLRVGDALGDPDFTVDMRGRGLAVGGVDLGDYAVRGAASAHAARVDTFRAALGDTAVLLRFTADFSDSVNNLAVAELEIDLEGTRWSLADPVDLAVGDGIFTMGRLRLGSEQGEVSGSGVYRRGVEVSGGLVCEGFDLGLLNPFVETRDPLTGTLTAALTAGGDPDEPSIRLDGTLVDAPFVMARVDSLALTAAYQGGTVEITDLDLQSEFGRVRGRGIVAHEGAGPADFWPGADLDLELTFTEADWAFLEQFRLPALDRLEGRFDGQVRVVGSTSEPVIRGNLFSSPFNIHWLHLDEVQGEIFVDSREMVLADVRGHKEDLALTGRIEVPLVFDLLSEPVAPLDGPFYMQFSIPRDTKLDALARATNAFVTASGRGGGDVVIAGPLEHPFYQGEIELSDVGFVLRDLAEVYREASCRGVLSGDRLTLTDIRGREGLRGGFTGEGTVTFSGLAVETFDLRLVLDRFLLASIPDLRVVASSRNARMVGVTVGPDSVLVPKFLGDYTVHKARYTGDFAENQGGVDPLLGTVAPDWLADLNLHGDPRVAHIVNREMDLVLGGDMTLVRTEAGLYMRGSLDVNKGDLIVFNNKFQVQRGRLDFSQELGFDPRLDIDAQTKYRLRFAGSSNSVIEHIGVHVAGRMSNPEVQFSSERGYSTEAIQRMLLGLEPHATPEGDSRRLANSSISAGFNLLEREIAREVDIVDTIEIDQIQRQRDTGDAGLDPLIGVGKYIGSDLYLKYAQGIRGMDDLDIIVEYQINQHLLLQSEVRRRLDENQGESTYNLDLKYRFEY, from the coding sequence GTGCGACCTTCCCGACTGCCGCTGCTGATCGCCTGGCTGGTGATCATCGGGGTCGTCGTGTATGTCGGCTCGCACCCGCGCCTGGTGGCGCCCTACGCGTCGGGTCTCGTCAGCCGGCACCTGCTGCGGATCGACGACGGCGGCCTGCGCGTGCGCGACTTCCGCGTGCGCGCCTTCGAGGGCATGGACCTGTACGGGGTGTCGCTCACGCTGCCCGGCGGCTCCGGAGGCATGACCCTGGTCTCGGTGGACACGGTCGAGGTCGATTTCGGCCTGGCGCAGGTGCTCGGGGCCGTGCCCCACGTGCGGCGCGTGACGGTGCGCCGGCCCGAGGTCTACTCCATGGCCGGCGTGGACACGGTCACCGCCGCGGGCGAGCCCGTCACCGAGATCGAACTCGGCCTGCCGCGGCTGCTGATCGACCACCTCGTGGTGCGCGACGCCTTCCTCGAGTTCAGCGGACCGGACGGCCGCCTGCAGGAGCGCATCCCGCGGCTGGACTGGGCCGGCTCGCTGCAGACGGGCAAGCAGGTGCGGGCGGTCATGCGCGGGGTCGACGTGGACTGGGAGACCCACGGCAGCCGCCTGATGGACATGCGGGGCGAGGTCTTCATCGACCCGAAGGGCATCACCGCCCGTTCGGTCACCGGCCTGTTCAACGACCACTTCGTGCGCGTGGGCGGCTACCGCAACTGGGACAAGGCCATGCGGCTGCAGGTCGAGGGCGTCGACGTGAGCGTGGCCGAGGTGGAGAACCTCATCGACCAGACCATCGGGTTCAAGGCGCGGGGCGACATCGTGGGCACCTTCACCGCCGACGCCGACACGCTGCTCTACGAGGGCGTCTTCACCGGCGAGCTCGAGGGCTACACCATGGAGAAGCTGGCCGGGCGTGCCCTCATCAAGGGGTCGCTGGTCGAGTTGGACGGCCTTTCCGGCGAGATCAACGGGGCCTCGTTCACCGGCCGGGGAACCTTCGACGTCGCGGACTCCGACAACGTGAAGTTCATCCTCGACGGCGACGTGGCCAACGTGGACATGTCGCGGGGCCTCGTCCCGGGCGAGGAAGACCTGCCGGTGACCGACGGCCACGGCAGCCTCCGCATCGAGCACACCGACCGGCCCCTGTGGACGCGGGTCTCGGGCGTGATGTACGACGGCGTCATCGAGATCGTGCCCTTCGACACCTGCTACGTGGACGTGGAGGCCTACGCCGACACGGTCGTCTTCAAGCGGGTCGAGGTCTTCCACAACGACCTGCACGGGCTCCTCGAGGGGCTCAGCGACCGCGCCAAGGTCTTCCACGGCGACCTGAGCCTCAACTCCGAGAACCTCGCCACGCTGCCGGCCGAGTGGGCGTGGCCGCCCCTCGCGGGCCGCGCCAACGGGCAGGGGCGGCTGCTCGGGCCCCTCGACGACCTGGTCTTCACCGGCGACCTGAGCCTGTACGGGTTCGGCCTCGAGCCCCTCTCCGCCGACGAGGCGGATGTGCACCTGCGGGTGGGGGACGCCCTGGGCGATCCGGACTTCACGGTGGACATGCGGGGCCGCGGCCTGGCCGTGGGGGGCGTCGACCTGGGGGACTACGCGGTCCGGGGCGCGGCCTCGGCCCATGCCGCCCGCGTCGACACCTTCCGCGCCGCCCTCGGCGACACGGCGGTCCTGCTGCGCTTCACGGCCGACTTCTCCGATTCGGTGAACAACCTCGCCGTGGCCGAACTGGAGATCGACCTGGAGGGGACGCGCTGGTCCCTGGCGGATCCGGTCGACCTGGCGGTCGGCGACGGGATCTTCACCATGGGCCGGCTGCGCCTCGGCTCGGAGCAGGGGGAGGTCAGCGGCTCGGGCGTGTACCGACGGGGCGTCGAGGTCTCGGGCGGGCTGGTGTGCGAGGGCTTCGATCTCGGCCTGCTGAATCCCTTCGTCGAGACCCGCGATCCGCTCACGGGCACCCTCACCGCCGCCCTCACCGCCGGCGGCGATCCGGACGAGCCGTCGATCCGCCTCGACGGGACCCTCGTCGATGCGCCCTTCGTCATGGCGCGGGTCGATTCCCTGGCCCTCACCGCGGCCTACCAGGGCGGCACCGTCGAGATCACGGATCTCGATCTGCAGAGCGAGTTCGGCCGCGTGCGCGGGCGCGGGATCGTCGCGCACGAGGGGGCGGGACCGGCCGACTTCTGGCCGGGGGCCGACCTCGACCTCGAGCTCACGTTCACCGAGGCGGACTGGGCCTTCCTGGAGCAGTTCCGGCTGCCCGCCCTCGATCGTCTCGAAGGTCGCTTCGACGGCCAGGTGCGCGTGGTCGGCTCGACCTCCGAACCGGTCATCCGGGGCAACCTGTTCAGCTCGCCCTTCAACATCCACTGGCTGCACCTCGACGAGGTGCAGGGCGAGATCTTCGTCGACAGCCGCGAGATGGTCCTCGCCGACGTGCGCGGCCACAAGGAGGACCTCGCCCTGACCGGGCGCATCGAGGTGCCCCTGGTCTTCGATCTGCTCAGCGAACCGGTGGCGCCCCTGGACGGCCCGTTCTACATGCAGTTCAGCATCCCGCGCGACACGAAGCTCGATGCCCTGGCCCGGGCCACCAACGCCTTCGTCACCGCCAGCGGACGCGGCGGCGGCGACGTGGTCATCGCCGGCCCCCTCGAACACCCCTTCTACCAGGGCGAGATCGAACTCAGCGACGTGGGCTTCGTGCTGCGCGACCTCGCCGAGGTGTACCGGGAGGCGTCGTGCCGCGGCGTCCTCAGCGGGGACCGGCTCACCCTGACCGACATCCGCGGGCGCGAGGGGCTGCGGGGCGGGTTCACGGGCGAGGGCACCGTCACCTTCAGCGGGCTGGCCGTCGAGACCTTCGACCTGCGCCTGGTCCTCGACCGCTTCCTGTTGGCCTCGATCCCGGACCTGCGTGTGGTCGCCAGCAGCCGCAACGCGCGCATGGTGGGCGTCACGGTGGGGCCGGACAGCGTGCTGGTGCCCAAGTTCCTGGGCGACTACACGGTGCACAAGGCGCGCTACACCGGCGACTTCGCCGAGAACCAGGGCGGCGTCGATCCCCTGCTCGGCACCGTGGCGCCCGACTGGCTGGCCGACCTGAACCTCCACGGCGACCCGCGCGTGGCCCACATCGTCAACCGCGAGATGGACCTTGTGCTCGGCGGCGACATGACCCTCGTGCGGACCGAGGCCGGACTCTACATGCGTGGTTCGCTCGACGTGAACAAGGGCGACCTGATCGTCTTCAACAACAAGTTCCAGGTGCAGCGCGGCCGGCTCGACTTCAGCCAGGAACTGGGCTTCGATCCGCGTCTGGACATCGACGCCCAGACCAAGTACCGGCTGCGCTTCGCCGGCTCGAGCAACTCGGTGATCGAACACATCGGCGTGCACGTCGCGGGCCGGATGTCGAATCCGGAGGTGCAGTTCTCCAGCGAACGGGGCTACTCGACCGAGGCGATCCAGCGCATGCTGCTCGGCCTCGAACCCCACGCCACGCCCGAGGGCGACTCGCGGCGCCTGGCCAACAGCTCCATCTCGGCCGGCTTCAACCTGCTCGAGCGCGAGATCGCCCGCGAGGTCGACATCGTCGACACCATCGAGATCGATCAGATCCAGCGCCAGCGCGACACCGGCGATGCGGGCCTCGATCCCCTCATCGGCGTCGGCAAGTACATCGGCTCGGATCTCTACCTGAAGTACGCCCAGGGCATC